The following coding sequences are from one Candidatus Aminicenantes bacterium window:
- a CDS encoding manganese efflux pump, whose translation MPLAEIVLIALGLSMDAFAVSVAAGLSLQRNCFPHALQRGVVFGLFQAGMPVLGWFGGMGFRPVMAPLDHWIAFGLLVFIGLHMIASSWKPAGYQKPGGGFGQLVILGIATSIDALAIGLTFALLGVDILFPVLIIGAITFFMSFGGIYLGQRVGRLFARRVEALGGLILIFIGLRILVKHLVEGI comes from the coding sequence ATGCCGCTAGCTGAAATCGTTCTCATCGCCCTGGGATTGTCAATGGACGCGTTTGCCGTTTCCGTGGCTGCGGGACTCTCCTTGCAACGCAACTGTTTTCCTCATGCGCTGCAACGAGGCGTGGTCTTCGGCCTGTTCCAAGCGGGAATGCCGGTTCTGGGATGGTTCGGCGGCATGGGGTTCCGTCCCGTCATGGCCCCGTTGGACCATTGGATCGCCTTCGGACTCCTGGTGTTTATCGGACTGCATATGATTGCATCTTCATGGAAACCCGCGGGTTATCAAAAACCCGGCGGTGGATTCGGCCAACTCGTCATACTGGGAATCGCCACCAGTATCGATGCCCTGGCCATCGGATTGACCTTTGCCTTACTGGGGGTCGACATACTCTTTCCGGTCCTGATTATCGGCGCAATCACCTTTTTCATGTCATTTGGCGGTATTTACCTGGGGCAACGCGTGGGCAGACTCTTTGCCCGCAGGGTCGAAGCCCTTGGTGGGCTGATCCTTATCTTTATCGGCCTGCGCATCCTGGTCAAGCATCTGGTTGAGGGGATATGA
- a CDS encoding 50S ribosomal protein L27 translates to MAHKKSGGSARNGRDSESKRLGVKCFGGESIPAGSIIVRQRGTRIKAGDNVGVGRDDTLFALVTGTVRFITRNKRKFVEVVPN, encoded by the coding sequence ATGGCACATAAAAAATCCGGCGGTAGTGCCAGGAACGGGCGGGACAGTGAGTCCAAACGCCTCGGAGTCAAGTGTTTCGGCGGAGAGAGCATTCCGGCGGGATCCATTATCGTGCGTCAGCGGGGAACACGGATCAAGGCCGGAGACAATGTGGGTGTGGGCCGGGATGACACTCTGTTCGCCCTGGTAACCGGCACGGTTCGGTTCATTACCCGCAACAAGCGTAAATTCGTCGAGGTGGTACCCAATTAA
- the rplU gene encoding 50S ribosomal protein L21: protein MFAILETGGKQYRVAEGEVLEVEIIDEARIDKEKRVVFDSVLLIQDEKLHLGQPYVTNGVIHARIVDEFKSPKVIVFKKKSKKGYKRLKGHRQQLHRITIERIEINPAFAKAAADKPASVSAKADLSAKATAPKTAAKKTTAAGKAAPKATEKKPVTAKKAAPKKAPASAKTPADKTTGKKDSGKENN from the coding sequence ATGTTTGCGATTCTTGAGACCGGTGGCAAGCAGTATAGAGTGGCCGAGGGTGAAGTTCTCGAAGTGGAAATCATCGATGAGGCCAGAATAGACAAGGAAAAGCGGGTGGTATTTGACAGCGTCTTGCTGATCCAGGATGAGAAACTCCACCTCGGGCAGCCTTATGTGACGAATGGAGTCATCCACGCGCGCATCGTGGACGAGTTCAAATCCCCCAAAGTGATTGTGTTCAAGAAAAAGTCCAAGAAAGGATACAAGCGTCTCAAGGGGCATCGCCAGCAATTGCACCGCATCACCATCGAACGCATCGAGATTAATCCCGCCTTCGCCAAGGCTGCGGCGGATAAACCTGCTTCCGTTTCTGCTAAAGCTGATCTTTCCGCTAAAGCTACAGCGCCCAAGACGGCGGCAAAGAAAACGACGGCTGCCGGGAAGGCGGCGCCCAAGGCAACTGAAAAGAAGCCTGTGACGGCGAAGAAGGCCGCCCCCAAAAAGGCACCCGCCTCCGCTAAAACTCCGGCGGATAAAACAACGGGCAAGAAAGATTCAGGCAAGGAGAATAACTGA
- the obgE gene encoding GTPase ObgE has product MFVDRALITFHAGRGGDGCVSFRREKYIPRGGPDGGDGGKGGSVILVSDPQVHSLVDFTRCHAIRAANGAPGSGNRRTGRSGANERISVPPGTVIKTHPEERLIVDFSTSGMEFELARGGKGGRGNFRFKSSVNQAPRRADKGLPGESITVVLELKLIAFAGLVGLPNAGKSTLISRISSARPRIADYPFTTLTPNLGVAYHGYDSLVVADIPGIISGAHRGEGMGLSFLRHIERNRVLLYLIDVSAYTEGDPIETLRMLQGELAAHDPRLLRKRAIVVGNKADLLDSHTGRNGADRLREYCEQQGLPYLEISALREWNLEMLKARLFGLYHES; this is encoded by the coding sequence ATGTTCGTTGACCGCGCTCTAATCACTTTTCATGCCGGGCGCGGCGGGGACGGCTGTGTCAGTTTTCGCCGCGAGAAGTACATTCCCCGGGGAGGACCGGACGGCGGTGACGGTGGCAAAGGAGGAAGCGTCATCCTTGTCAGTGATCCCCAGGTGCATTCGCTGGTGGACTTCACCCGTTGTCATGCCATACGCGCCGCCAATGGTGCCCCCGGCAGCGGCAATCGCCGGACGGGGCGGAGTGGAGCGAATGAGCGGATTTCCGTTCCTCCGGGAACCGTAATCAAGACCCATCCTGAAGAGCGCCTGATCGTGGATTTTTCTACTTCGGGCATGGAGTTTGAGCTGGCTCGGGGAGGAAAGGGGGGTCGAGGAAATTTCCGCTTTAAATCGTCGGTCAACCAGGCGCCAAGGCGGGCGGACAAGGGACTCCCGGGAGAATCGATCACCGTGGTCCTGGAGTTGAAACTGATCGCATTCGCCGGTCTGGTGGGCCTTCCAAATGCCGGCAAATCCACCCTGATTTCCAGAATCAGTAGCGCCCGCCCCCGTATTGCGGATTATCCCTTTACCACGTTAACGCCGAACCTGGGGGTGGCATATCACGGTTACGACAGCCTGGTGGTGGCTGATATTCCCGGCATCATATCCGGGGCACATCGCGGCGAGGGGATGGGACTCAGCTTCCTGCGTCACATTGAACGAAATCGGGTTTTGCTGTACCTTATCGATGTGTCGGCCTACACCGAAGGTGATCCAATCGAAACGCTACGTATGCTGCAAGGCGAGTTGGCGGCGCATGATCCGCGTCTGTTACGGAAACGCGCCATCGTGGTGGGCAATAAAGCGGATCTGCTCGACTCCCATACGGGGCGGAACGGCGCGGATCGCTTGCGGGAGTATTGCGAGCAACAGGGATTG